CGATTGGAATCAAGTGACTTGGATCCACGCCCACTTCGATCCAGCGGTTGTATGAATCTGTGTCATCTGGATAGTAAGTCATGTAGAGTTTGTCTTTAGGGAAGTCAAACCACTCAGGACTTGTCAAAAGTTCATAAGCCCAAGTAATGGCTTCGTCACGGAAGTAATCCCCAATTGAGAAGTTTCCCAACATTTCAAACATGGTATGGTGACGCGCCGTCTTCCCTACGTTTTCAATATCGTTGGTACGGATGGCTTTTTGAGCATTAGTAATACGCGGATTTTCAGGTTTGATAGTTCCATCGAAGTATTTCTTGAGGGTTGCAACCCCTGAGTTAATCCACAAAAGCGTTGGATCGTTTACTGGAACCAAGCTAACAGATGGTTCTACCGAGTGACCTTTGGTCGCCCAGAAATCAAGCCACATTTGGCGGACTTGTGCACTAGATAATTGTTTCATTTGTATCTCCTTTTTACTAATTTGAGTCTCTTTCTAGCATTTCTACATAGTCGATAGCGACACAGAGGGAAATGACTAGGTCTGCATAAGATTCGTCGTAGACTGTCACGGTATAGGTAGAAGTTAAATGGAAGAGTTCCTTAGCAATCTCCGCAATCACTTGATCACGATCATCGAGGAGTTTAAAGTTTAAATCCCAGATATTTCCTTCGATACGAAGACCGAGGTTGTCAAACTCATACTTATCTTTGAAGAAAGTCAACTTCTTTCGGATATAAAAATGATCTCCATTACTGAGTTGAATCTCAAAGCGTGGCATGAAGGTAAGAATTTCTTTACTAATTCCACTGACTTGTTCACCAACTGCATCGTAGATGGTAAAAGTCTTTGGAATCTTAAAAAATGAACCTTCAACCTGATAGGCGACATTGCCCATTTCATCCTTGATATCAAAGCGTTCACCACCTAGGCGAAATTTTTGTTTGACAAGAAATCTTCTCATAAGTACCTCTAAAAATAAAAGACAAATCCATATCACGAAGGGCGAAAAACCGCGGTACCACCTTCATTCAATGAACTTGTCATTCTTTGATTCTTATGCAATTGTTCGATTGAGTAGCATGATTTTCTATCTTAGATGGCTCGCAGCACCGCCAATTCTCTGAACTAAGATGGAGAGAAAACCAATTCTCAACTCTAGTATTATACCGTTTTTGGAAAGGTTCGTCAAGATTTATCATCTTAAAGATACTGCATCAAGCAATAAATTCTGAAAGCTAGATGCTAATCGTCTCGCCTACAGAAAGAGTTTTATATTTAGCATCTTCAACTTCTTTTTTTGTCGTCTGGTAATGACTATAATCGTCAATATGAATTGGATAGATATTTTGGGGCTGAAGTATAGATTCTAATTGTTGTAACATCTTTAAATTCATTGTGAATGGACCACCAAATGAATCTGATTTAACGGCTCCAAGATTTACAAAAATAGCATCAATGTTTTTGGGAACAAAATCAGTCAATCTTGGATATAAAATCGTGTCACCTGTAAAATAGATTATTTTAGTTTGCAATGGACTTGTGATTGTTATTTGATAACCATTAACTTTCCCAACTATTTTTTGCATTATAAAATTACTCGCATGATAAGCTGGTATAGCTTTAATAGCAATTTCATACTCATCAACAGAAAAATATTGCTCTTCTCCCCATTTTAAAACTATATTTTTTAAACATGACAATCCTTCTGTAATTTTTCTGTTAGGAGAAATGACCGTTTTGTCCTTCAGGTATCCTTTGCCAACATCATCTAAATGATCTTGATGACCATGAGTTATTAGCCATACATCAACTTTATTAAGAAGAGACTTATCATTATTGACATTAGTTTGTTTCTCGGACACAAATCCTTTAAACTGAACTAAAGTTCCTTTGGGAGATAAATCAGGATCAATTCCTATATAAAATTTATTATCAATGGAAAGGATTCCACATGCAACTCCACAATAAGTAAACGAAATAGACATAATACTCCTACAAATAGTTTCCTAATCAATTTTTTGAAAAAATAAATTCTTTAAGAATAGAAAAATTATAACACGATTCAAAAATTATTACTACTTACCGCTTATAACCATAATAAAACCTAGCTAAAAAGACTTTACTAGTTACTAATAGCCAGGTTTTATTCTAATTTAATTGAAATTATTTCCGATAGCAGATAATCTCCTACTTCCTATACATCTTAAATTGTAGGAAGAGGTCACTATAGATTCCTGTCCATTTATGGTCAAACTTCTCATAAACTTCTAGGTGTTTCATAGTGTCTGCGTCTGGATAGAAGGACTTGTCCTCTTTTGTTTCCTCAGGGAGCATTTCCTTAGCAGCATTGTTTGGTGTTGAATAGCCGACATACTCTGCATTTTTGAGAGCATTTTCGGGCTTCAACATAAAGTTGATAAAGGCATAGGCTGCGTGCTGGTTCTTAACTGTCTTAGGTATCACCATATTGTCAAACCAAAGGTTGCTTGCTTCTGTCGGAACAACGTATTTGAGGTTAGAATTCTTTTCCAACATCTGGCTGGCTTCCCCTGAGAAAGTCACACCGATTGCAGCATTATTTTGAATCATGTACCCCTTCATCTCATCGGCTACAATAGCCTTAATATTAGGAGTCAGCTCATACAGTTTATCAACCGTTTGTGACAGTTGTTCTGGATCTTTTGAGTTAAGGCTATAGCCTAGTGAGTTAAGGCCTAAACCAAGCACTTCACGCGCACCATCAAAGAGCATGATCGAATCCTTGTATTCTGGTTTCCAGAGGTCATCCCAATGTTCAGGTGCTTCTTCCACCATGGTTTCATTGTAGACTATTCCCAATGTTCCCCAGAAGTATGGGATCGAGTACTTGTTGTTGGGGTCAAAAGACTGATTTAGAAACTCTGGACCGATATTCTCAATTCCCTCAATCTTACTATAATCCAGTGGAACTAAAAGGTCTTCATCCTTCATCTTGTTAATCATGTACTCACTTGGGATGGCAATATCATAGGTTGTCCCACCCTGCTTGATTTTCGTGTACATGGCTTCGTTAGAGTCAAAGGTTTCATACTGGACTTGGATTCCTGTTTCTTCTGTAAATTTCTCCAGAAGTTCTGGATCGATATAGTCTCCCCAGTTGTAGATAACCAATTTTTGACTATCGCGACTATTGATTTTGCTATCAAGATGATAGGAAATTCCCCATAAGACAAGGATAATCGCTAAAATTCCAGCTAAAAATGAATAGAGTCGTTTCATGCTTGTTCCTCCTTCTCACGTGAAATGAAGTAATGTCCGACAACTAGGATAATACTAAAGAGAAAGACCAAGGCAGATAGAGCATTGATTTCCAGCGAAATTCCCTTACGAGCCCGAGAATAGATCTCGACTGATAGGGTTGAAAATCCATTCCCCGTTACAAAGAAGGTCACGGCAAAGTCATCTAGTGAATAGGTGAAAGCCATAAAGTAGCCTGCAATGATAGACGGCGTTAAGTAAGGAAGCATAATTTCCTTGAACATTTGGAACTGGCTAGCTCCAAGGTCATAAGCCGCATGGATCATATCCCCATTCATCTCTTTCAATCGCGGCAAGACCATAAGCACTACGATTGGAATGGAGAAGGCCACATGACTAGACAGAACTGTCATAAATCCAAGAGAAAACTTGAGTTGGGTAAAGAGAATCAAGAAACTAGCACCAATCATAACGTCGGGTGCGACCATGAGGATATTATTGAGTGATAGAAAGGCTTCTTGGTACTTTTTACGTGATTGATAAATGTAAATGGCACCGAAAGTCCCAATAACAGTTGCTATCAAGGCTGATAGAAAGGCTAGTAAAAAGGTCTGAACCAAGATGAGCATGAGTCTTCCATCTCCAAACATGGTTTCAAAGTGAGACAAACTAAAGCCTGTAAAGCTATTCATATCATCCCCAGCATTGAAGGCATATCCGATCAGGTAAAAGATTGGCAAATAAAGGACGATAAAGACAAAGGCTAGGTAAAGATTCGATAATTTTTTCATCGTTCTCTCCTTTCCTTAGTCACCCACATGGTGATAAACATAGTCAGGATAAGAACAACTCCGATAGTTGAACCCATACCATAGTTGTCATTGGTTAAGAAGTTCTGCTCGATGGCAGTCCCCAAGGTAATCACTCGGTTCCCCCCAATCAAACGCGTCAACATGAAGAGACTCAAACTTGGGATAAAGACAGATTGAACTCCGCTTCGCACCCCGTTCATAGACAGAGGGAAGATGACATGACGGAAGGTTTCCCACTTGGTTGCACCAAGGTCATAGCTGGCATTGATGAGATTGTTATCCATATCATCCAAGACATTGAAGATGGGCAAAATCATAAATGGAAGCTCGATGTAGCTTGCTACAAAGATAAATGAGAAATCTGTAAATAGCAACTGCTGAGAACCAATTCCGATAAATTCTAGGAATTGGTTAATAGAGCCATTTTGACCAAAAATTCCGATAAAGGCATAGGCCTTAAGGAGAAGGTTGATCCAGGTTGGTAAAATGATTAGCATGAGCCATAGTTGACGGTGTTTGAGACGAGTCAAAAAGAGGGCTGTTGGATAACTGATAAGAAGCGTCACTAGAGTTACAATCCCTGCATAAAGAACAGAGTTGAAGCTCATTTTGAGATAGGTTAAGTTTTGTGACGCAAAATAGGATTTATAGTTTTCTAAACTGTACTGGCCTTCGATGTTGAAAAAGGATTGACCAAAAATCAAGACCAAGGGTGCTAATACAAAGAGGGCAATCCAAAGCATGTAGGGCACTACAAAGAGTTTAGAGGTTGTTTTCTTCATCTCTTTCCTCCTCAATAGCGTTGATCAAACCTGCTTCATGCTCTTCAATTTCTACATATTCCTCGATACGTGCATCGAACTCTTCTTCTGTTTCATTGAGACGCATGATGTGGATGTCTTCTGGTTCAAAGTCCAGACCAATTTCCTCACCAACGATGGCCTTACGAGTTGAGTGAATCATCCATTCATTGCCGAGTTCATCATAGGCTATAATCTCATAGTGAACCCCACGGAAGAGCTGAGTATCAACCTTAACTTGGAGCTTGCCTTCTTCTGGAAGGGTAATGCGCAAGTCTTCTGGGCGAATCACGACTTCGACTGGTTCGTTTGGTTTCATCCCACCGTCGACCGCTTCAAATCGTTTGCCGTTAAACTCCACCAAGTAGTCCTCAATCATGGTTCCTGGCAAGATGTTTGATTCACCGATAAAGGTTGCAACAAAGTGGTTGATAGGCTCGTCGTAGATATCAACTGGTGTCCCAGACTGAACGATTTCACCGTCATTCATAACAAAAATCCAGTCACTCATGGCTAGGGCTTCTTCCTGATCATGGGTAACAAAAACAAAGGTGATGCCCAAGCGTTGTTGGAGTTCACGGAGTTCGTATTGCATGTCTGTCCGCAACTTTAAGTCCAGTGCTGACAAGGGCTCATCCAAGAGTACCACTCGAGGTTGATTGATAATCGCACGGGCAATAGCCACACGCTGGCGTTGCCCTCCAGATAGCCTGCGGATCGAACGTTTTTCATATCCTTCAAGCTGTACCATCTTGAGAACTTCTAAGACACGTTTTTCGATTTCTTTTTTATCGACCTTACGCAATCGCAATGGAAAGGCCACATTTTCAAAGACATTCATATGTGGGAACAAGGCATAAGATTGGAAAACTGTGTGAACATCGCGCTTATTGGTAGGGATGTCATTGATTCGCACGCCATCCAGCAAAATATCACCCGTCGTTGCATCCAACAAACCTGCGATGATATTGAGAATGGTTGATTTCCCTGAACCGGACGCTCCTAGCAGTGTATAAAATTTTCCTTCTTCCAACTCAAAGTTAATATCCTTGAGAACCGTAGTGTCACTATCTTCAAAAACTTTAGAAACGTTTCTGAATTCGATAATTGGTTTTTTCAATTCCTCTAAATTCCTTCTTCTTCGTAAAATAACAAATTGGGACCTTGTTAGCATGCTAAAAACAAGTGTCGGAAATAAAACGTCCTAAACCTTTTATCTAGCAATAAAATCCCAATCTTTGAATAATATGTAAAAATAATGTTATTCGTGTTCACCCAAGATACGAACTTCTCGCTCAAGGGTAACACCAGAATGTTCTCTAACTTTTTCTATGACAGACTCAATTAAGTCTTCATAATCTCTAGCAGTTCCATCAGCTACATTAATCATAAAGCCTGCATGTTTTTCTGAGACTTCGACACCACCGATACGGTAGCCCTTCAAACCAGCTTCTGAAATCAATTGTCCTGCAAAATGCCCAACTGGACGTTTAAAGACAGAACCACATGATGGATATTCCAAAGGTTGTTTGAGTTCTCGAAGGTGAGTCAAACGTTCCATTTCTTGATTAATAGTCTCATAATTCCCTGGAGATAGTGCAAATTTAGCTGATAAGACTACTGCTCCAGAATCTTGAATAGCTGAATGACGATAACCAAAGGCTAAGTCCTTGGCTGATAAAGTCTCGATTTCTCCATCCTTGGTTAATACTTTGCAAGACTGCAAAATATGAGCAATCTCACCTCCATAAGCACCAGCGTTCATAAAAACAGCGCCACCGACACTTCCTGGAATTCCACAGGCAAACTCAAATCCTGTCAAACTATGGCGTAGAGCAATACGAGTTGTTTCGATCAAGTTAGCTCCAGCTTCCGCTTCAATCGTATAACCATCGACCGAAACATTGTTGAGTTTGTCACACATAATAACAAAGCCGCGAACCCCACCTTCTCGGACGATAATATTACTAGCATTTCCGAGAACCATCCATGGGATATTTTCTTGATTGGCAAACTTCACCACACGAGCCATCTCATAACGATTGCGAGGAAAAACCAAGTAATCTGCCTTTCCTCCGACTTTTGTATAGGCATAAGATTTTAAGGGCTCATCGAAACGAATATCGATTCCTTTTAAGGTTTCATTTATTTTATCTAATACAGTCATTTTACTCTTCCTTTTATAAAATACATTCTATTATACCATTTTTAGGAGCATTTTTCGATGATTTGATGAGCTTTTTTATCCATGCAGATAAAAAAGAGGTTAGACCTCTTTTGCATGATTATTTTTTATATAAGATTGTTTTTGTAAAGTATACAAATAGGACAACTTCCACTGCTAACAACCCTTCGACTAGAAGAGGATTTGAAATCCAACCAACCTGAGATAGACTCGGAGCCAAATCAAAGAAGGCATGTAAGCCATAAGCAGTTGCTAGATAAATCCAATTCTTTTGACGAACTGCTTGATAAACCCAGAAAGTGAGACCGATTTGCATAATCAGAGCAAGCACACGCTCAACACCTAGTAAATAAACCTGCCATCCAGATAGAGATTGAACTGTTTCAAGTGTATTTTGGGGAAGGATATTTGCCAAATCTGGATTTGAAGACCCTAATAATGAAAAGAGGACTAATAGACTAATCAAGCTTCCCATTCCGAGGTAGAGTAATTCCAAGCCACCATGACCAAGTCCATAGGCGAGGGCATCCGAATCTTCCAATGTTCTCTTCTTCTCTAACCATTTAAAGAAGACAAGGCGCGCCGTTTCTTCAAAGAAAGCTGCCATAGTGATTCCATAAAGGACATATAGAAAAGGATGCTCCTGCATAAGCGAAATGGTTCCATCTTTTTGTGGATGAAGAACGATAAGGTGAACAATTTTCTCCAGTACCTGAGATGAGACAAAAAATGCGACTGCCCCAAGGCCTAAAACTGAAAGGTTAATCTTGTACTTCTTTTTTGCATACCAAATGACTGCTATGAGAAATACAAATAAAGCAATCATTGTGATTATTACATGAATTTTCATACTTGTCTCCTTTTATTCTGCCTGATCGATATCTTTTTTCATCTCATCAACATTAAACTTAGCAAAGAGGTACTGACGATCCTGGACAGGAAAACGTTGATCCAGTTGATCAACCGCTCCAACCTCTATGATTCCTTCCTTGATGACAAAGTCCATGACGTGACCACCAAAAGTTAGGTCATCCGAGATAAAGTGTAAATGATAACCGGCAACACTGACCCCATGAAAAATCTCTGGTGTCCAGAAACCAACGATAGTTCCTGTCACATTTTCAGCTCTATATTCAGGCTGATGAGTCGCAACCTCAGCGAACTTTGTTTCGGATGTTGATTTGGGAATCATGCGAACATGCATGTGTTTAAAATCACCATGAATTTTAATCGAACGGAAAAGGTTTTCTCCATCATAGTAGGATTCAATTCGTTTTTCTAGTTCCTTATCAGTCATCTCAAAACGCTGACGGAAAATAACTTCTGCTTGGTGGGGGACAACTGCCGCATAAGGAATCAGTGCGTCTGGTGAAACTTCTACGATTTCAGGCTTATCCCCTGAACCCTTAGCTTGATAGGCTTTCCCATCCAAGACAATCAATTCTCCATCAATAGAGTCCAAGGTTCCTAGTCCTAAATCCCCATGTTCAAGCAACTCACCAACGGTCATGGTCCCACCGTATAGTCCAGCCATCAAGGCTCCCAAGGTATTGTATTGGAATAATTTAACTGGTTCTTGCACCTTTATCATCTCACTCTTCTTTGAAAATTTTACTTACTAAGTATATCACATTTCTTCTTAGAATTGAACGCTAGACTGCTGTTTAAAACTCAATGAAAATCAAAGAGCAAACTAGGAAACTAGCCACAGGTTGCTCAAAACACTGTTTTGAGGTTGTAGATAGAACTGACGTAGTCAGTATCCCATACATACGGCAAGGTGAAGCTGATGTGGTTTGAAGAGATTTTCGAAGAGTATAACATTGCCAAACGTCTAAAAAAAAGGTACAATGTAACAAAATCAAGAGAGGTCTGGAATGAAGCAAGAAAGCAAGTACGAACAAGTTGTTCACTATCTAAAAGAAGAGATTGAATCAGGAAAACTTCAAACAGGAAGTCGTCTACCTTCTATCCGAAAACTCAGTCAAGACTTCCACTGCAGTAAAGATACTGTGCAGCGTGCACTTTTGGAACTCCGATACGAGAAATACATTTACTCCAAACCTCAAAGTGGCTATTATGTTTTAGAACAACAAGCTAGCCACGAAGACCTCGTTATCTCGGTCAATGACGAACATGCTGCCGCCTATGATGATTTTCGTCTTTGTGTCAATGAAAGCTTGATCGGTCGAGAAAATTATCTCTACAACTACTATGAACACCAAGAGGGTCTAGAAGAATTACGAAAGTCTGTTCAGAAACTACTGTTTGACCAAGCTATCTATAGTAAACCCGATCAATTAGTCATGACAACTGGAACCCAGCAAGCACTGTTTATTCTTTCTCAAATTGACTTTCCAGGTAAGGGCCAAGAAATACTGGTCGAACAACCAACCTATCACCGAATGAACCAACTTCTGCTGGCTCAAAATATTCCCTATCAAACCATTGAACGTCGCGTGGATGGCATTGACCTGAAAGAACTTGAGAAACATTTTAAAAGTGGTAACATTAAATTTTTCTACACCATTCCTCGATTCCACTATCCGCTGGGTCATTCATATTCTGAAGAGGAGAAACGTGCTATCCTTGATCTAGCAGCCAAATATCAAATTTATATCGTTGAAGATGATTATCTGGGAGATCTAGATCCTAAAATGGGACAAACCTTTCATTATTTGGACCAAAAAGATTTGGTTATCTACATCAAGTCTTTTTCTACAAGTATTTTCCCTGCACTTCGAATCACTGCTCTCATACTTCCAAATCCTATTAAAGGTCCTTTTGTGGCCTATAAAAACATTCTGGACTATGATAACAACCTCATTATGCAAAAGGCTTTATCACTCTATATTGATAGTCAGCTTTTTGAAAAAAATAGAGTAGCAAGATTGGCACTGCAAGAGAAAAGTCAAGACTTCATTCATAAGCTATTAAAATCTTATCCCCTTTCCCTACCAAACTATCCTCTCCATGATGGACTTTTGCTTGATCTCAGGAACTATCCTAAGATTGCAAGTCTAAAACATAGTCCTTTAAATCTCGACTTTTTCGAATCATCCTACATAGGGACTTGTCCCTATCACTTTGCAAAAGTTCCTTTTGAAAATCTTGAAGCAACACTAAAATACTTAAAAACAGAGCTGGACTGAGTCCAACTCTGTTATTTTTTATTGTTCTACTTCTGTTAGCTTCGCAGCTTTTTCAAGATAAGTTTGGTAAGTTCCGTCATCTTTCAATTTTTGGATGACCTTATCAACTACTTCTTTCAAATCTGAGTTGCCTTTTTTGATAGCAACAGCATTTGCTTCGCCTTCTTTCATGGTCAAGCTTACTGTAGCAACTGCCAAATCAGAGTTTTTACCAGCATAGCTTAGAGCAACTGGTTCATCCATATGAACAGCATCAACCTTGCCTGATTGAAGCTCATTGACTGCCTCACCCATGTTAGTCAAAGATGTTAATTGCGCATTTGGAAGTTGTTCTTTAACCATTGATTCAGGAACAGTTCCTTTTTGAGCTGCAATATTAGCACTTGCTAGAGAATCTAAATCTTTGTATTTTTCAAGATCAGCCTTTCTGATAAGGAAGCTAATTTTGTTCTCATAGTAAGGAATTGAAAAATCAAAAACTTCTTTTCTTTCTTCAGTTGCACTGATACCCGCAATGGCCAAATCTGCTTTTCCTGTCTGAAGACTAGTCAAGACGTTGTCAAAACTCATACTTGAAACTTCTAGTTTCACACCAAGTTCATCAGCGATTGCTTGTGCCATATCAATATCAGCACCTACAACTTGGTTCTTACCATCCACAAGTGCTTGGAACTCAAATGGAGCATAATCTGGGCTTGTTGCGACCACCAATTTCCCTTTTTGTTTGATAGCCTCTACTGCAGACTGTGAGCTTGAGCTAGATGATTGGCAAGCTACTAAAAAGAAACTTGCAAGAAAACTACATAAAACAAATATCCATTTTTTAAATTTCATAAATAAACAACCTCTCTGTTAATTTTGTATAATTATAACTCTATAAAAATTGTTTGTCAAGTGTATTTTTAATATTTATTTATTTTTTTCGATTTCTTTAACAAAAAAGGAGCTTTTATTCATTATTCAGCTCCTTTTTATGTATAATTAATCAATTTTACAATTCGACAATCTTACCTGTTTCAAAGTAAACAACCCATTCACAGATATTCTTTGCATAGTCACCAATGCGCTCCAAGTAAGAAATGACTTGGAAGTAATCACGTCCTGTGACAATAGCATCTGGATTTTTTCTGATTTCTTCAGTTGCAAGGTCACGAATATTTTCGAAATAATGGTTGATTTTTTCATCCATGGTTGCAACTTCGTAGGCCTTGTCGACTGATCCATTAAGGTAAAGTTCAAGAGTTGTTTCCACGAAGGCTTTCACATCACGTCCCATGTTTTTGATTTCTTCCTCAACTGCTGGGATACGTTGTTCACCCTTCATACGAATAGTTGCTTCCGCAATAGATACCGCATGGTCACCCATACGTTCTAAGTCTGATACAGCTTTTAGGACTGTCAACACCGTACGCAAGTCTTGTGAAACAGG
The window above is part of the Streptococcus sp. Marseille-Q6470 genome. Proteins encoded here:
- a CDS encoding LURP-one-related family protein — translated: MRRFLVKQKFRLGGERFDIKDEMGNVAYQVEGSFFKIPKTFTIYDAVGEQVSGISKEILTFMPRFEIQLSNGDHFYIRKKLTFFKDKYEFDNLGLRIEGNIWDLNFKLLDDRDQVIAEIAKELFHLTSTYTVTVYDESYADLVISLCVAIDYVEMLERDSN
- a CDS encoding MBL fold metallo-hydrolase, which produces MSISFTYCGVACGILSIDNKFYIGIDPDLSPKGTLVQFKGFVSEKQTNVNNDKSLLNKVDVWLITHGHQDHLDDVGKGYLKDKTVISPNRKITEGLSCLKNIVLKWGEEQYFSVDEYEIAIKAIPAYHASNFIMQKIVGKVNGYQITITSPLQTKIIYFTGDTILYPRLTDFVPKNIDAIFVNLGAVKSDSFGGPFTMNLKMLQQLESILQPQNIYPIHIDDYSHYQTTKKEVEDAKYKTLSVGETISI
- a CDS encoding ABC transporter substrate-binding protein, coding for MKRLYSFLAGILAIILVLWGISYHLDSKINSRDSQKLVIYNWGDYIDPELLEKFTEETGIQVQYETFDSNEAMYTKIKQGGTTYDIAIPSEYMINKMKDEDLLVPLDYSKIEGIENIGPEFLNQSFDPNNKYSIPYFWGTLGIVYNETMVEEAPEHWDDLWKPEYKDSIMLFDGAREVLGLGLNSLGYSLNSKDPEQLSQTVDKLYELTPNIKAIVADEMKGYMIQNNAAIGVTFSGEASQMLEKNSNLKYVVPTEASNLWFDNMVIPKTVKNQHAAYAFINFMLKPENALKNAEYVGYSTPNNAAKEMLPEETKEDKSFYPDADTMKHLEVYEKFDHKWTGIYSDLFLQFKMYRK
- a CDS encoding ABC transporter permease, with protein sequence MKKLSNLYLAFVFIVLYLPIFYLIGYAFNAGDDMNSFTGFSLSHFETMFGDGRLMLILVQTFLLAFLSALIATVIGTFGAIYIYQSRKKYQEAFLSLNNILMVAPDVMIGASFLILFTQLKFSLGFMTVLSSHVAFSIPIVVLMVLPRLKEMNGDMIHAAYDLGASQFQMFKEIMLPYLTPSIIAGYFMAFTYSLDDFAVTFFVTGNGFSTLSVEIYSRARKGISLEINALSALVFLFSIILVVGHYFISREKEEQA
- a CDS encoding ABC transporter permease — encoded protein: MKKTTSKLFVVPYMLWIALFVLAPLVLIFGQSFFNIEGQYSLENYKSYFASQNLTYLKMSFNSVLYAGIVTLVTLLISYPTALFLTRLKHRQLWLMLIILPTWINLLLKAYAFIGIFGQNGSINQFLEFIGIGSQQLLFTDFSFIFVASYIELPFMILPIFNVLDDMDNNLINASYDLGATKWETFRHVIFPLSMNGVRSGVQSVFIPSLSLFMLTRLIGGNRVITLGTAIEQNFLTNDNYGMGSTIGVVLILTMFITMWVTKERRER
- a CDS encoding ABC transporter ATP-binding protein — protein: MKKPIIEFRNVSKVFEDSDTTVLKDINFELEEGKFYTLLGASGSGKSTILNIIAGLLDATTGDILLDGVRINDIPTNKRDVHTVFQSYALFPHMNVFENVAFPLRLRKVDKKEIEKRVLEVLKMVQLEGYEKRSIRRLSGGQRQRVAIARAIINQPRVVLLDEPLSALDLKLRTDMQYELRELQQRLGITFVFVTHDQEEALAMSDWIFVMNDGEIVQSGTPVDIYDEPINHFVATFIGESNILPGTMIEDYLVEFNGKRFEAVDGGMKPNEPVEVVIRPEDLRITLPEEGKLQVKVDTQLFRGVHYEIIAYDELGNEWMIHSTRKAIVGEEIGLDFEPEDIHIMRLNETEEEFDARIEEYVEIEEHEAGLINAIEEERDEENNL
- the murB gene encoding UDP-N-acetylmuramate dehydrogenase, which gives rise to MTVLDKINETLKGIDIRFDEPLKSYAYTKVGGKADYLVFPRNRYEMARVVKFANQENIPWMVLGNASNIIVREGGVRGFVIMCDKLNNVSVDGYTIEAEAGANLIETTRIALRHSLTGFEFACGIPGSVGGAVFMNAGAYGGEIAHILQSCKVLTKDGEIETLSAKDLAFGYRHSAIQDSGAVVLSAKFALSPGNYETINQEMERLTHLRELKQPLEYPSCGSVFKRPVGHFAGQLISEAGLKGYRIGGVEVSEKHAGFMINVADGTARDYEDLIESVIEKVREHSGVTLEREVRILGEHE
- a CDS encoding YhfC family glutamic-type intramembrane protease; protein product: MKIHVIITMIALFVFLIAVIWYAKKKYKINLSVLGLGAVAFFVSSQVLEKIVHLIVLHPQKDGTISLMQEHPFLYVLYGITMAAFFEETARLVFFKWLEKKRTLEDSDALAYGLGHGGLELLYLGMGSLISLLVLFSLLGSSNPDLANILPQNTLETVQSLSGWQVYLLGVERVLALIMQIGLTFWVYQAVRQKNWIYLATAYGLHAFFDLAPSLSQVGWISNPLLVEGLLAVEVVLFVYFTKTILYKK
- the budA gene encoding acetolactate decarboxylase; amino-acid sequence: MIKVQEPVKLFQYNTLGALMAGLYGGTMTVGELLEHGDLGLGTLDSIDGELIVLDGKAYQAKGSGDKPEIVEVSPDALIPYAAVVPHQAEVIFRQRFEMTDKELEKRIESYYDGENLFRSIKIHGDFKHMHVRMIPKSTSETKFAEVATHQPEYRAENVTGTIVGFWTPEIFHGVSVAGYHLHFISDDLTFGGHVMDFVIKEGIIEVGAVDQLDQRFPVQDRQYLFAKFNVDEMKKDIDQAE
- a CDS encoding PLP-dependent aminotransferase family protein; translated protein: MKQESKYEQVVHYLKEEIESGKLQTGSRLPSIRKLSQDFHCSKDTVQRALLELRYEKYIYSKPQSGYYVLEQQASHEDLVISVNDEHAAAYDDFRLCVNESLIGRENYLYNYYEHQEGLEELRKSVQKLLFDQAIYSKPDQLVMTTGTQQALFILSQIDFPGKGQEILVEQPTYHRMNQLLLAQNIPYQTIERRVDGIDLKELEKHFKSGNIKFFYTIPRFHYPLGHSYSEEEKRAILDLAAKYQIYIVEDDYLGDLDPKMGQTFHYLDQKDLVIYIKSFSTSIFPALRITALILPNPIKGPFVAYKNILDYDNNLIMQKALSLYIDSQLFEKNRVARLALQEKSQDFIHKLLKSYPLSLPNYPLHDGLLLDLRNYPKIASLKHSPLNLDFFESSYIGTCPYHFAKVPFENLEATLKYLKTELD
- a CDS encoding ABC transporter substrate-binding protein — translated: MKFKKWIFVLCSFLASFFLVACQSSSSSSQSAVEAIKQKGKLVVATSPDYAPFEFQALVDGKNQVVGADIDMAQAIADELGVKLEVSSMSFDNVLTSLQTGKADLAIAGISATEERKEVFDFSIPYYENKISFLIRKADLEKYKDLDSLASANIAAQKGTVPESMVKEQLPNAQLTSLTNMGEAVNELQSGKVDAVHMDEPVALSYAGKNSDLAVATVSLTMKEGEANAVAIKKGNSDLKEVVDKVIQKLKDDGTYQTYLEKAAKLTEVEQ
- the phoU gene encoding phosphate signaling complex protein PhoU, whose amino-acid sequence is MLRSQFEEDLEKLHNQFYAMGQEVLSQINRTVRAFVTHDRDLAKEVIEEDAEVNEYEVKLEKKSFEIIALQQPVSQDLRTVLTVLKAVSDLERMGDHAVSIAEATIRMKGEQRIPAVEEEIKNMGRDVKAFVETTLELYLNGSVDKAYEVATMDEKINHYFENIRDLATEEIRKNPDAIVTGRDYFQVISYLERIGDYAKNICEWVVYFETGKIVEL